In Tursiops truncatus isolate mTurTru1 chromosome 19, mTurTru1.mat.Y, whole genome shotgun sequence, a genomic segment contains:
- the LOC141277230 gene encoding large ribosomal subunit protein eL31-like, translating to MAPAKKGAEEAQSAINEVVTREYTVNVHNIHPHGVGFKKHAPQALKEIQKFSMKEIGTPDVRTDTRLNRAVWVKGMRNVPYRNRVRLSRRHNEDKDTSPCPLHCQGDS from the coding sequence ATGGCTCCCGCAAAGAAGGGCGCCGAGGAGGCCCAGTCCGCCATCAACGAGGTGGTGACCAGAGAGTATACCGTCAACGTTCACAATATCCACCCCCATGGAGTGGGTTTCAAGAAGCATGCCCCTCAGGCACTCAAAGAAATCCAGAAATTTTCCATGAAGGAGATAGGAACTCCAGACGTACGCACTGACACCAGGCTCAACAGAGCTGTCTGGGTCAAAGGAATGAGGAATGTTCCATACCGTAACCGTGTGCGGTTGTCCAGAAGACATAATGAAGACAAAGacacaagcccgtgtcccctgcattgtcagggggattcctaa